The Marivirga salinae DNA window ACAGTTTATTAGGAATAATTTTATTTTTGGTCAAAACGCAGAATAATTTTAAGTACTAAATTAACAAAAATCACTAAGGTTGCTGTAACCACGCCACCATTTCACTTGTCCAAAGGCTGTAAATCAAAATTTAAAAATAAAAAAAATAAAATCATGGAAGCAGCCATTACATTTATCAGCTTATTTGCCACTATTTTCGGTATTAGCTATTATTTCCTTTACACCAGAAACAAAGAAAGACTTGCAATGATAGAATCAGGGGCTGATGCCTCACTATTTCAAGCTCCAAAACTCAACAGAAAAAGACATCCAGTTTACAGTGTTGCCTTAGTACTAGGCATGATGGCCATGGGAATTGGTTTAGGTATTATCTTCGCTGTTCTCTTCGATCATTCAATTGAATTGAAAAATGGAAATGAAGAGGCCTTTTATTTTTCAGGGATCTTTATTTTTG harbors:
- a CDS encoding DUF6249 domain-containing protein is translated as MEAAITFISLFATIFGISYYFLYTRNKERLAMIESGADASLFQAPKLNRKRHPVYSVALVLGMMAMGIGLGIIFAVLFDHSIELKNGNEEAFYFSGIFIFGGLGLVSSFLTLRWLDKKDEEK